One Gammaproteobacteria bacterium DNA segment encodes these proteins:
- a CDS encoding glycine zipper 2TM domain-containing protein, whose product MSMIASLVLVSGCQTRNENTGTVVGGVLGGVLGSQVGGGSGRDVAMVAGAIAGALIGGSVGRSMDESDRRRTQQTLETAPTGRTVAWENPDHNTAYKMTPERTYDTASGPCRDYSMDAWIDGRKETVTGTACRQSDGTWKTM is encoded by the coding sequence ATGTCGATGATCGCGAGCCTGGTGCTGGTGAGCGGATGCCAGACTCGCAATGAGAACACCGGAACGGTCGTGGGCGGCGTCCTCGGTGGCGTGCTGGGTTCCCAGGTGGGCGGAGGCTCGGGGCGTGATGTGGCCATGGTGGCCGGTGCCATCGCCGGCGCTCTCATCGGCGGCAGTGTGGGACGCTCCATGGATGAGAGTGATCGCCGGCGTACCCAACAGACCCTGGAAACCGCGCCTACCGGCCGCACCGTGGCCTGGGAGAACCCGGATCACAATACAGCCTATAAGATGACGCCCGAGCGCACTTACGATACCGCCAGCGGGCCGTGTCGGGATTATTCCATGGATGCCTGGATCGACGGTCGCAAGGAGACCGTCACGGGTACGGCATGCAGGCAGAGTGACGGCACTTGGAAGACTATGTGA
- a CDS encoding ISNCY family transposase (programmed frameshift), translated as MRKVIEPQMQIGEQDIGAIWLDPKSRDDIPQLLRGLQHIYTTPALRERVFAILEEVRPVRDSEAENVLVAPNAGRPGMSQWKILVLGVLRLGLSADYDRVRELANEHNTIRQFLGHGDWTDTYLYPMQTLRDNLRLFTPELLDRINQEVVRAGHKALKKTLEEGLVGRCDSFVVETDVHFPTDINLLLDAIRKVIDLSTELAELHALPGWRQHAHHQRQFKRQYRIVQRLKHSTSKDEDKRQAKLQDIAEAHGTYLELAEDHLTRAEQIRQKVPASCALSEGLLRELDEFMTHANRQIDQIRRRVLQGERIPHNEKVFSLFEPHTEWISKGKAGVPVELGLRVCVMEDSDRFILHHQVMQMCTDDQVAVPMVEETKERFAPLRAVSMDKGFHSPANQAALAERLERVVLPKKGRLSQADKVRESDEEFLRLRHRHSAVESAINALEVHGLDKCPDHGIEGFKRYVALAVLARNIHRLGALLRQQEQERERRRRGPYRKAA; from the exons ATGCGCAAGGTGATCGAGCCGCAAATGCAGATCGGCGAGCAGGACATCGGCGCGATTTGGCTCGATCCCAAATCGCGCGATGACATCCCGCAGCTCCTGCGGGGACTGCAGCACATCTACACCACGCCCGCGTTGCGCGAGCGGGTTTTCGCGATCCTTGAAGAGGTGCGCCCGGTACGTGATAGCGAGGCAGAAAATGTCCTGGTGGCCCCTAACGCCGGTCGGCCGGGGATGTCGCAGTGGAAGATCCTGGTGCTTGGCGTACTGCGCCTGGGGCTCAGTGCCGACTACGACAGGGTCCGGGAACTGGCCAACGAGCACAACACGATCCGCCAGTTCCTCGGGCACGGCGACTGGACCGACACCTATCTCTACCCGATGCAGACGCTACGGGATAATCTGCGCCTGTTCACCCCGGAGCTCCTGGACCGGATCAATCAAGAGGTGGTGCGTGCGGGGCACAAGGCGCTAAAAAAAACCT TAGAAGAAGGGCTCGTCGGGCGCTGTGACTCGTTCGTGGTGGAGACCGATGTGCATTTCCCCACCGACATCAACTTGCTGCTCGACGCCATCCGTAAGGTCATCGATTTGAGCACCGAACTGGCCGAACTCCACGCGCTGCCCGGTTGGCGTCAGCATGCCCACCATCAGCGCCAGTTTAAGCGCCAGTACCGAATCGTCCAGCGGCTCAAACACTCCACCTCCAAGGACGAAGACAAGCGTCAAGCCAAACTGCAGGATATCGCCGAGGCCCACGGCACCTACCTGGAACTGGCCGAGGACCACCTGACCCGTGCCGAGCAGATCCGCCAGAAAGTGCCGGCCTCCTGTGCGCTGAGCGAGGGGCTGCTGCGCGAGCTTGATGAATTCATGACCCACGCCAATCGGCAGATCGATCAGATCCGCCGCCGCGTGCTCCAGGGCGAGCGCATCCCCCACAATGAGAAGGTCTTCTCGTTGTTCGAGCCCCACACCGAGTGGATCAGCAAGGGCAAGGCCGGGGTGCCGGTGGAGTTGGGGTTGCGGGTGTGCGTGATGGAGGACAGCGACCGTTTCATCCTGCACCACCAGGTGATGCAGATGTGCACCGATGATCAGGTGGCCGTGCCGATGGTTGAGGAGACGAAGGAGCGATTTGCGCCACTGCGCGCTGTTAGCATGGACAAGGGCTTCCACAGTCCAGCCAACCAGGCGGCCTTGGCTGAGCGTCTGGAGCGGGTGGTCCTGCCGAAGAAGGGTCGTCTCTCTCAGGCCGACAAGGTGCGCGAGAGTGATGAGGAATTTCTGCGCCTGCGCCATCGCCATTCGGCGGTGGAGTCGGCCATCAATGCCCTGGAGGTTCATGGTCTGGACAAGTGTCCGGACCACGGCATCGAGGGCTTCAAGCGCTATGTGGCGCTGGCCGTGCTCGCACGCAACATTCACCGCCTTGGCGCGCTGCTGCGTCAGCAAGAACAAGAGCGGGAGCGGCGAAGGCGCGGCCCCTACCGAAAGGCTGCCTGA
- a CDS encoding arsenate reductase — MTTLYGIKNCDSVRKARKWLDANHVPYTFHDYREQGLTAALLADWCAKVGWQKLLNKRSRAWQDTDVPKDDDLDEHTAAVLMLRNPTLVKRPLLSHGDEIQVGFNEKDYRRLLGLQTPGA; from the coding sequence GTGACGACCCTTTATGGCATCAAGAACTGTGACAGCGTGAGAAAGGCGAGGAAATGGCTGGACGCCAATCACGTTCCTTACACCTTTCATGATTACCGCGAACAGGGCCTGACAGCGGCATTGCTCGCGGACTGGTGTGCCAAGGTGGGATGGCAGAAGCTGCTCAACAAACGCAGCCGTGCATGGCAGGACACCGATGTACCAAAGGACGATGACCTCGACGAACATACCGCCGCGGTGCTGATGTTAAGAAACCCCACCCTGGTCAAACGCCCGCTGCTCAGCCACGGCGATGAGATTCAGGTGGGATTCAATGAAAAGGACTACCGTCGCCTGCTGGGTCTGCAGACACCAGGCGCGTGA
- a CDS encoding HU family DNA-binding protein: MARVAPKKAARKSATKKNAAAGPAVKKAATKKAAVKKASVKKVAPQKSATGGLVAKKAAVRKTAPVKKATAKTASPTTALRDPMSKAQLVTALAESTGLSKQDVGAVLGELNTLIERHVKKRSAGQFTLPGLFKIRTVKKKATKARKGRNPFTGEEIMIAAKPARTSVKVMPLKGLKEMAEK, encoded by the coding sequence ATGGCGCGAGTCGCACCCAAGAAGGCCGCTCGAAAGAGTGCCACGAAGAAGAATGCCGCTGCCGGCCCGGCGGTGAAAAAGGCAGCCACCAAGAAGGCCGCCGTGAAAAAGGCAAGCGTGAAGAAGGTCGCACCCCAGAAGTCTGCCACCGGCGGTCTGGTTGCCAAGAAGGCCGCGGTTCGCAAGACGGCTCCGGTCAAGAAGGCGACGGCGAAGACCGCATCCCCGACCACGGCCCTTCGTGATCCCATGTCCAAGGCGCAATTGGTGACGGCGCTGGCGGAGAGCACGGGTCTTTCCAAGCAGGACGTCGGCGCCGTCCTGGGTGAACTCAACACCCTCATCGAGCGTCATGTCAAAAAACGCAGCGCAGGCCAATTCACGTTGCCGGGGCTGTTCAAGATCCGTACGGTAAAGAAGAAGGCCACCAAGGCGCGCAAGGGGCGTAACCCCTTTACCGGCGAAGAGATCATGATTGCCGCGAAGCCCGCCCGCACCAGCGTGAAGGTCATGCCGTTGAAGGGCCTGAAGGAAATGGCGGAAAAGTAG